DNA from Elaeis guineensis isolate ETL-2024a chromosome 2, EG11, whole genome shotgun sequence:
TGGGTAATCCTAGGAGAAGTTctggatttgtgttattaggatcgattatcgataatttttttatatataatttttatattcgatcaggatcatgaagagatacgattgtttgcataagatgtcgagtgaaatattttatttttaaaattcataaatcgaAGAAGAATATTATTTCTATGCTTGGATTAGTCATTAATAAAGgtaagaattcctgtacatgatcactattatatatgctattttaccattgatcttgcatcattggttttgcatcgttggatttgagatcgatgaatttgctatatacgagacaccattatttggttatatgattttgagcatgagtatgttatgtcaatatctatgtatcggagattgatggcatgattatatggatatgacatatttaAGTTGATTATAatgtaagtcggaattgatttgatgaaatcaacacataatgattaaatgaaaaagagagatatggtatggactaactttgtcatgtggaacagcccatCAGAAGCTTATACTTGggatagcccgccaggagcttatgtctgggacagcccccactggcttataggtggatcagccggtcaggagcttatgcctgggacagcccgccaggagcttatgcctgggacaacctctcacggactttcgtacgtgggacagccagccaggagctcatcctgggacagtcttgaaaggtttttaagtgaaaattgattcggatgatgactgaggtatagacttaattagtccagagccagaaagaaaaggttaaaaattatgtgattatgaaaagaaaaatgaaagataggacataaaataattattgaacaaaagtatttcacccattaatatatgatgatgcatctcttttgacaagatagataatttatagatatttgaattatttcagatattgaatatgagattttatattttattgtttatctttattttcagattatattattatattggtgtgatataaaaattcttactagactgtaaagctcacatcccttcatctttctttttcttctcagagatacaggatgctcatgattggctatgatttGGATTGCAGGTGAGCAGATGAATAGATAGAatgtcatgatatctgatcagaggattgaaagaattttaattataattatgcaagttttactagttattattgaaatgagatattatagatgttgaggttgtaaagAATTATTTTTGGCCTTGTATATTTTTTAGGACTTGCGCTAATGAGTGTGCGggcatcacgtatccgacccggatgttgggttcggggtatGATAGAAtagtattagagcttaggttatgaccattaaaaattatgatataagtgattaggacatgatagaataatatcagagcttaggtttaagatcactagagattatgaagtgatatcaaaaatttttgtaagataggatgtgacagagtggtatctgagcttagagcttaggttacattcatttggagactatgatacaagtgattagaatATGACATAACAGTATTAGAGCTCagatttaaggtcactagggattgtgacataagtgatatcaaaattctaGGATTATAattaatagagtatgatagataatatcagagtttaaggttataatcattaaggatgtaatagaatgatattagagtttaagttatgatcactaaagaatatgacttaagtggtatttgatctttaggttataattattcgggattgtgaccttagtgatatttgaacttgagactATGATCATGAagaacatgatagacataaaaaaaatgattcagtaattagattttgaatcaatagatattatgataaaatttatgcattagtagtatatgatgtctataatagaattgacaagTTATATCTTGAATTTCAATTAGCAGGGTTGACCtgagtatgagaagtgttgaccTAGAATGAATGTGAGGtcttgatatattatgttgggtATACTTGATGACTTTGGAATGCAAAACTTATATGGGTGAAggtcataataatttttttgatttcgatattaattttttgaatattataaaatttttggacttatcaaaaagaagttaattaggatatggtctaagaaagaattgtatcatatgagagagaaatattttggagtattgaatctataagaggatcatatataaaactcaaatttaaatgaaaaatatgcttgaattttattataagaatatgagatacacatcttggtgaaatctttggttattcaaaatatcatatttggatatgatttcttgatctttcaagttgtattgaatttcaagtcaaaagtttgcttttctaagtggatttaggatattttgatattattgttaaattaaatatgaagaaTTAGTTTTGTcagaatatgatatatacattatgatgaatttttaataattcgtattaccatctttggattagattctttaaattttttttatgattgttgaagatggtgaagtgtattaattattcaaatcaaagtttgaatttttgaattgaactaagatatcttgctagtgttaaaatttgaatgacttatacaagggataagattttatataaatttatcgattaatattaagggttgtgatgaagagagctctacaagaaataatcaagttgattctacttacaaggatgttggcttgagttcttctagtttgtcaagttgaaattaattcttttaaaaagaaagattaatttaaaaattatttaaatgattgtaaggtaaatccaaggttaactcaaattaattttagatatattggattcttgaggagtagtgaagcttatgtaataagttcaaacatagaaggtggatgaagatttaattttgttatgttatgcctaagagatagtaaaatcaagaaaacttaaaattttactttaagttttatatgaaatttgaagttggatctatcttcgattgatctaacataccaggatattcttatcttttgataaGTCTATATAATTtagtaaattaagatcagagtgcgtagCAAAAGTGTGGtggtttaaattgattagaaatattaatcttttaaatcaaaagatattatgaaatacattagttgcaaataaggaaggattttattgataatgaaaggatgctacagattttgatctaatctgatcatagccggacaatttttgtcagtaggttgcttcattgcagATAATATCAAGAAGAATCCTAGACATCTCAAGTTTATTGTTAATAGCTTGATAATTCTTTTATTAGTTCAAACCTAAAATGCCTTGACacagatctcatatttttaaaatttaacgtTGTTACTCGAAATgacatagaagattgaggttttcttaaaaTGAAAGTTCACCTgttaaatttgttggaaggtaaaaagaagaaagaaatcgatgattgtgaagagtgcccgatgtttggcctttatttatttttctatcataggcagtctaagataattatgaatttcgagtggaatgtattGGACAAATAactgtggtatattaatacagatccaaaatattatggttcttcaaaaaagttgagaaatcaataaaaaaggatgagtttgagatttcaaataatttttgttataacaagatcacgagaaataaataatatgtaagataTTATTGAAAGCGTAAGCAtgacatgatgcatgtatatatatatatatatatatttttagaatatatcttaaacaacataacttaattttgaggatgaaattattttaaggaggagaGAATGTCACGGTCCAGCCCATCGGGCTCTTGGGCCTGGCAAATCCTGTAGAGCCCAACAAGAAGCCCGATGAGGGGGGAGAaaggctcccaatcggagtcctCTTCCTCTCCGGCTCCAACAAAATTGGATCGATAGAGTCCGACTAGGGGTAGGAAATCATCTCTATAAAATCCCCCTTTCCTCCTTTAAGGCTAGCCATGACGAGCACTGgatttctccttttatttttctcaaattttttcgttgaagccatggatgtcctcatcgtgttcatctcaaatacttgtCGAAGATCTCatcggagtcggaggtaagcctttctcctctttcccctcttccttcccctcctttccatggcaTGATGCACCCTCATCGGCCATCAAGATCatcgaaaaatccatgaaaaggtgaACCCCTATTTTGCTCTGTTTGGCCGAaccctttttctcctctttttcgacCATCGGTGCCGCCATTTGCGGTGTCTCACCCATAGGATAGGActtcatctctctatccctcttttCTGAGGGTCTTGGCCGTCGGTGACTGGCCAATGaccaaaaaacaaaagaaaaagcgaTGGTACCCtattttttgattatttcttGATTTCTCGCCAGTCGAACCTCACCACCGACCTTCCTTGCTTTGTCGCCATCGACCAAATGCCGCCGTCGCTCGTCGAAGCCGAGCCACCAAGCCTCCCTCTAGTCCTCCCCTGTTCGgccaaggaagagaaagaaagaagaaaacgggaaaagaagaaggaagaaagaaaagaaaagaaaaagaaaaaaaaagagaaagaagaaaagaaaaggaagaaaaagaaaaagaaaaagaaaaatagaaaaagaaagaaagaaaaagagagaattttctctctctcctctccctcctttctctctctttcctctctcctctctctaccttctctctccaatttctctctctaaagtctctCTCTAGACCCTTccctctctttatggattttgtctctctagggtcatattctctctttgattgcatcatggaccctaagataaacttgaaataaaaatatgatgacctgagattgctccaaaattcatgcagtagattagatcctgatccatattcgaaattgataacatcaatcatggttaattcatattaagtcaccttgataaggcctctgatgatctcgatcatgattgtctcatttgaaggatacaaagattctctctctactttctctctctaccttttctttttaaaattttctctatcttcatggattttctctctctagaagtcttgtggaccaatggagggtccagatactcagacaaatcctaattttggataatcctagaagaaattctggatttgtgttattaggatcaattatcgataatttctctacatatgatttttatatttgatcaggatcatgaagagatacgattgtttgcataagatgtcgagtggaatatcttattttcaaaattcataaatcgaagaagaatattgatttctatgcttggatcagtcaccgataaaggtaagaatttctgtacataatcactattatatatactattttatcgttgatcttgcatcattggttttgcattgttggatttgagatcgatgaattttctATATCCGAGACAttattatttgcttatatgattttgagcatgagtatgttatgtcaatatatatgcatCAGAGATTGatgacatgattatatggatatgacatatctaagttgatcataatgtaagtcagaattgatttgatgaaatcaacacataatgattaaacgaaaaagagagatatggtatggactagccttgtcatatggaacagcccgtCAAGAGCTTATAACTGGAATAGCCTGCTAGGAGTTTATGCCttggacagcccccactggcttataggtggatcagccggtcgggagctcatgcctgggacagcctaccaggagcttatgcctgggacagcctctcatggGCTTTTATATGTGGGACAGTcgatcaggagctcatcctgggatagcTTTAAAAGggttttaagtgaaaattgattcggatgatgactgaggtgtagacttggttagttcagagccagaaagaaaaggttaaaaattatgtgattatgaaaagagaaatgaaagataagacatgaaataattgttgaacaaaagtatttcacccattaatatatgatgatgcatctcttttgacaagacagataatttatagatgtttgaattattttggatattgaacataagattttatattttattgcttatccttattttcagattattattatattggtgtgatatgaaaattcttactggactgtaaagctcatacccctttatctttctttttcttctcagagatacaggatgctcatgattggctatggtttggattgcgggtgagcagatgaatagatagaatgtcatgatatctgattagaggattgaaagaattttaattataattatgcaagttttactagTTCTTATTGAAAtgagatattatggatgttgaggttgtaaggaattatttttggccttatatattctttagggcttgctctaaggagtatgcggccatcacgtatccgatccggatgttgggttcaggGCGTGACAATTAACACCCATTTTCTGAGGAGATTGGCGCTGTTAAGATTCCTTGAAATTGGCTTTTATGAGAACCATTGGATCCACTTTTCTCCATATGGCTATAATCGAGCTTGTACAGCAACCTACGATGCAAACTTTATACCGCAGAGTAGGGGTGTAAATGAATCGAGCTGCTCGCAAGCTACTCGAACTCAACTTGAGTCTGAGCTTGACTCGATTCAGTTATTATCAAGCTCAAGTCAAGTTTGAGTAGTCGAGTTGAGCTCGAGTAGCTTTTTGAGTCGAGCTTGAGTAGCAGGATACTCGAATCGAAAGCTCATAAACCTACTcgagtttatatatatttttaataatattatttttatttataatatatattaatatatatatatattcttagtaGGCTAAAACTCAATTTCAATTTCGAACTCGAATTCGAGTATGACTCGGTTGATATTTGAATCGAGTCAAATCGATctcaaattttatctattttttattaagtCAAACTTGAGTTTGGGATATTAAAGCTCGATCGATCTTGAGCTGAGTTTCGAGTCCGAATATTTTGAGTTGAGTTGAGCTTGAGCTTTTAGCTACTCGATTTAGCTTGGCTCGATTGCACCCTTATCGCAGAGGATCCAcacccttttttctttctaagttttctcttttgtactaccatattttttttacttttcttgaGTGCTGAAAGAGTCTTCATCAACTTTTTCCATGATCGTGCTCGTAGGTGGAGGATATCGGTTTGTATCTTGGGGTGATTTTTTCAGATATTCTTGCATGAGGGATGGAAATACGCCTTAGAATAGTGCCTTGCATACTTtcggatttgatcattttttatttcttattattttgtgagttatttataattttccTACAACAAAGATTGGTTAATTTTGTTTAATCTTTTAAATTACATCAATAAATCTTAAAGTCTTGTTCCAACAAATACTACAAGCCCAATTAGCTCAAAAAAGAGTACAGATCAGATGCATGCCGTATACTGCAGAGCGTACAAAAGAATGCCAGCCATCTGTTGTCTTCATATGGTTTATCCAAAAGCTTGAACTATTTTAACACTCCTATATTTGTTATGTGGGTAACCGCAAAATAGAGTTAGATTGTACGTGATTAAAGAAGGAAATTATATATTTCTTAGTCGTACGTCGTTTTTCTCTTAATTCTTTCAAAAGAACTGGGAGGGAGGGAGGAAAAAGGAGTGCGAGGGAGGAAAAAGCCTCCACCTCTAATTAACATTATCTGTAATCAAGAAAACATCAATGGTGTATGATCACCTTAGATGGCTGGTCCATGAACTTCATAAACACGTGCACACGTGGTTTGATTTTTTATGTGACTCAGTAAAGCTGAGAATTGTGAAATATATTCCTTGAAAATTAACAGATAAGAAGAAGAACTTGAACACTGTCTTTTGCAAGGGAGACATCCGGTGGTTGCCAGCTTACTCATGTATCTAACATATTTTTATAACAATGCTGTATCTATTCATGCGATGAAACACCATGATCCTAGTGTTCAAGACCTGAAACATCTGAACTATGAGACTCTGAAGTGAGACACAAGCCGACCTGAAATGGCCTACAACTTCGGAGTCTGAAAAATGAAGTAAACAGAGTCCGTATTTGCAGTCTCTGTAAACTCCACTGCTGGTTGAAAAGGCAGTATCCAATCCACATATTAAAACCACATGTAATAACTTTAATATGTACTACTAATTATGCTAATAGAACATTCCCTGAGTTAGTCTTCTCTAACTCAattacataagaaaaaaaaaaaaaaagacaaatgcTTGGAAAGTGATGAGTTGGAAACTTTATATCTATCTTTATAACAAGAGATATCCATGAACTTTATGCCACTAAATAGATAATACAACCACTATAGAACATTACACCCTCATATAAACATCCATCTTAAGGATCATAACAGCTATAAGCTCTACTTTAACCCGTTACATATTATTGACAAGCTCAGCAGAGATTCATGTGCCCTTTATAGCTTAACACTTAACTGAGGGAAATCCTGAGATTGATCCAGTGGATCTTTGTATTCAGTGGACGGCAAATGATTACCAATTTGGCTTTGATCCCCGGTAAGAAGCTGAAGAGCCTTAGGAACTGGCGGCATGCTCACCTCCAGGACTCCCTCCAGGATCTGCACCACCTGTCCCATTGTTGGCCTCTGAGTTTCCGAGTCTTGAATGCACCAGCAAGCAACTCTGCAGACTTTGGTTAGCTCTTCAATGTCAGCAGCACCATTCAATCTATGGTCCAATAAGCTAAATATATCGCCTTCAATGACCCTCGTTGCAGCCCAGGAAGGATAAAAGATTTCGCCCCCATCCGCAGAGTGCGTTGTATTTCGCTTGCCTGATATCAGCTCAAAAAGCATCATCCCAAAGCTGTAGACGTCAACCTTGGAGGTGATGGGTAGGCCTGAAATCCACTCGGGTGCAAGATAGCCAATGGTTCCCCTCATGGTTGTCAGTACCCTGCTGAAGTCACGACCTATGAGCTTCGCCATGCCAAAATCTGCGACTTTGGCACAGAAGTCCCCGTCTAGAAGTATGTTGTCTGGCTTTAGGTCGCAGTGTATGATGCACTCCCTGCACTTCTCATGGAGGTAACTTAATCCTCTGGCAATCCCAAGAATAGTTTGATACCTCATCCTCCAGTCTAGAACTGTGGGATTGTTTGGAAAGAGATGAGAGTCCAGGGAACCTCGTGACATGTACTCATAAACTAGAAGCCTTTTCCTGCCCTCGGAGCACAAACCGCGAAGGCGGACCACATTGACATGTTGAATAGCAGCCAATGTGCTCACTTCGGTTCGGAATTGCTTCTCTCCTTGTCTCAAACCTTCAAGCTTCTTCACAGCCACTTCGGTAGAGTCAATTAATGTGCCTTTAAAAACAGAGCCAAAGCCACCACCGCCCAACTTCTCAGAGAAGTTCTTGGTCACACGCTGCAAATCACGGTAAGCAAACTGAATCAGAGAGCCCTCAACTTGTTTTGCCATCCGAGCTCGTTTCCTTCTTTGAGATACCCAAATTAGTCCGAAGAGAACACAAAAGATCACAAGAATTCCACCGATGACACTAGGAGTAAGATTCTTTACCAACCTATGTGAGCTACTTGAAGCTGGGAAGTCAGAAGCAGCGAGCCGGAGATGAAGAGTACCAGCTCCACGATCACCATCATAGAGTTGTTGAAGGTTCCGAAGGTCCCCAGTCCAAATTAAGCATCCACTCACATAAGCATACGCGTTACAAGCGCAGTTGTTCAAGCAAGCCTCTTCGCACTCTTCAGCACTCCCAACAGCCAAATTCTGTGGATTGTCAGGCAATCTCATATTGGTCATCTCAAGGAATCTATCGTCCTCTCCACCAGCCGAGCTTTTATCACTGCATCGCAAACCGGTTTTTCTCACGCACCCTGAGTTCCAAACGTTGAACTCCCACTCTTTcattgaagctggttcgaaaccATAGGCGCACCTGCAAGTATTCGAGCTCTTCTGGTCGCAGATACCAAAAGCTCCACATAGAGAGTAGACATCACATCGAGCCAAAGGTTCAATAAAGAATGGCTGCCACTTCTGGGTGCTATTCAGCCAATACCATTGCCCTACCAGCCCTGATGAATCAATCACAATCCGACTGATGAAAGAACTGTCGAGGATGGTATACATGACATATTTCCACTGCTCATTGTCGACGAaggtgattttgatgagactgctTTCTACGGTACCAGGGCTTATAGGGAAGTATTGGCCATTCCAAATCCCACTGGTCCAGTAAATTTCAGAACCATTCCACAGCAATACAAACTGATTGGATCCATCAGGGTCCATTCTTAGAGCAAAAGGCCCGGGTGCAGGGTTCTCGGGGTTCTTCCATGAAGTGACGCTCTGATACTCCCCTGTGATCTTGTTAACTCCAAGCAATTCTTCTGGCATGACGGTGTCAGTTGGGTGATCAAAACTCTGCCAAATTGTAGTGCTTGATCCATTTCTTATAACAAGATTTCCAGTGTCGAGAAGCACTGCAACCGTGGAATCTGAGGTTGATGGAGTTGAATTGGATGACCAAACTAGGATTTTGTACCTGTTGAGAAGGCCCAGTTGGCCATCTTCTGAGATTCTGAACACTGCAGAGGAGGTGTTGAAGATGGGTGTTGCCCTGTTCGCCACCCAGATTACAGTTTGGACTGGAACTTTTTTGTACCAGATGCCTATGTAGTAGTTACGAGAGTAACCTGGTGCGAAGAACCCGAGCTCAAAGTTGCCTTCTTTCGACACTATGGTCTGGTTTCCAGAGAGGGACTGGCCCAAAGAGATGTTATCAGTTGCCACACAGTGTCGGATgttgagagaagagaagagaaagaaaagaaaatatatagaAAAAGAGGAGCATGGACTCATCTCAGTATCCATAGGGAAAGAAGCATGCAACAGAAACCAGGCGGCTtatgtaaaatatatataaataagagGAACGTGCAGCCTCTTTATAGGTTATTTTAAAGTCATTCAAATTTCAAGATATATATTAAAAAGGAGGATTAAATTTCTTATCCTTGACTGTTGATTCATTGTCCATGGAATGCTTTACGTATGTATTGCAGAGATGCCACTTGTTGCATGTCCATTTtccccctccctctctttttAACGTGTACCGGTCATACCAGCACACTTACTCAAAGAATCAGTTTATGCAATGATCCTTTTACCCTCCAACCAAACCATTCTTTCTCGTGATGGATGACGTAGAAATGAGAGGATTTAAGTCATTTATAATTTTAGGGTTTATTAGAAAGATTCACTGATGGAAAGTTAACCCAAATGACACGAAAGAACAAACAAATGGGAAAAATCGACAGCTGCCTTGTCCTCCATTCAATGTAAAATAGCCAGCCTTCAAGATCGGGTAATCAGTCATGTTGGAAAATCTAATAGATTGCCTTACGTTTCCGGGAAGCAAGAGTCAAGTGATAAAGGccaatttcaatcaaattaatagttcttttgtccaaaaaaaaaaaaaatctagcggTTCCGTTGCTTTGCTGCTGAATCAAGCAAGAATTAGAAGTCAGGAAAAATTAGATGGCATGGGACCCTTGGAGCCTGTGGAAAGAGCAAAACCATAGAATTTTCAACTTTGAAGCCATATCCCCGAATGAAGCACTTCTACAACCTCTCAGCCTATTATAGCTGTAGACACTGAGCTACGAGGGGGAGTTTAAAATGGCCGTAACAAACCTCTGCAACTGTATCTGTGAGAGAAGATGCTATTAAACCCGGTAACTTAGCACCAGTAAGTCTGCAGGTTGCACCAGCATCGGCGCCGGAACGAGGGAGAGTTCGTCCTAGCATCGCAGCAAACGAAAGCCACAAAAATCCGAAACAATGCCAACCACGCCGATGTTCCatgcttttcttctcccttcatgCTCAGCCGATAGGTACACCACTTGGATGGCTTAATACCCGCCCCGTGACGATCACGTTGCTGACCGTAGCGGAATCCTTCCCAGCGGTCAATCAAACTTTATCAGGATTGTAATCCTGCAGTGACCAGTG
Protein-coding regions in this window:
- the LOC105050051 gene encoding G-type lectin S-receptor-like serine/threonine-protein kinase At2g19130; the protein is MDTEMSPCSSFSIYFLFFLFSSLNIRHCVATDNISLGQSLSGNQTIVSKEGNFELGFFAPGYSRNYYIGIWYKKVPVQTVIWVANRATPIFNTSSAVFRISEDGQLGLLNRYKILVWSSNSTPSTSDSTVAVLLDTGNLVIRNGSSTTIWQSFDHPTDTVMPEELLGVNKITGEYQSVTSWKNPENPAPGPFALRMDPDGSNQFVLLWNGSEIYWTSGIWNGQYFPISPGTVESSLIKITFVDNEQWKYVMYTILDSSFISRIVIDSSGLVGQWYWLNSTQKWQPFFIEPLARCDVYSLCGAFGICDQKSSNTCRCAYGFEPASMKEWEFNVWNSGCVRKTGLRCSDKSSAGGEDDRFLEMTNMRLPDNPQNLAVGSAEECEEACLNNCACNAYAYVSGCLIWTGDLRNLQQLYDGDRGAGTLHLRLAASDFPASSSSHRLVKNLTPSVIGGILVIFCVLFGLIWVSQRRKRARMAKQVEGSLIQFAYRDLQRVTKNFSEKLGGGGFGSVFKGTLIDSTEVAVKKLEGLRQGEKQFRTEVSTLAAIQHVNVVRLRGLCSEGRKRLLVYEYMSRGSLDSHLFPNNPTVLDWRMRYQTILGIARGLSYLHEKCRECIIHCDLKPDNILLDGDFCAKVADFGMAKLIGRDFSRVLTTMRGTIGYLAPEWISGLPITSKVDVYSFGMMLFELISGKRNTTHSADGGEIFYPSWAATRVIEGDIFSLLDHRLNGAADIEELTKVCRVACWCIQDSETQRPTMGQVVQILEGVLEVSMPPVPKALQLLTGDQSQIGNHLPSTEYKDPLDQSQDFPQLSVKL